In Planctomycetota bacterium, a single window of DNA contains:
- a CDS encoding S41 family peptidase: MLHLLAAAASLVLLLSPAIAQPPDPPIPAAGDDIALARRALETIHPGYDRYTPRAALDEAWDRLAREASQGMNERALYTRLSEITALIRCSHTKVEPSAPWAAWRADAPSYLPLRLGTSAGATVVLASATPDIRPGDEIRSIDGVPSVTLMGRLVSLVPADGFTDESRWFALGGMSDLDDCEFDHFAPFVQPIANPARIEVRAPSESVSRLVDVPLVTRARRAELLGPPAPANLDEAVSLSFPAPGVGLLRIGTFVAYRKNIAPADIYRPLFERLRDEHARTLIIDLRDNGGGSDSAAIDLLRFLLAEPLTISGKAWVRTYRFGDLTDRLETWDRSVLSLPDQAFTPLDNGYFQLNAQPESFDPLLPTFTGRVIALCGPANQSGATLCLAGLRDRRNATLIGEPTGGSVEGPTAGVILFLPLPHSGFKLRIPAIRSVTGLPATPGRGIDPDITVNTTARDLVAKRDPVLDAALREAARPQP, encoded by the coding sequence ATGCTCCACCTCCTCGCCGCGGCGGCGTCCCTCGTCCTGCTCCTCTCCCCCGCCATCGCCCAACCCCCGGACCCGCCCATCCCCGCGGCCGGCGACGACATCGCCCTCGCCCGCCGCGCACTCGAGACCATCCACCCCGGCTACGACCGCTACACGCCCCGCGCCGCGCTCGACGAGGCGTGGGACCGCCTCGCCCGCGAGGCGTCGCAGGGCATGAACGAGCGCGCCCTCTACACCCGCCTCTCCGAGATCACCGCCCTCATCCGCTGCAGCCACACCAAGGTCGAGCCGTCCGCGCCGTGGGCCGCCTGGCGCGCCGACGCACCCTCCTACCTCCCGCTGCGCCTCGGAACGTCCGCGGGCGCCACCGTCGTGCTCGCCAGCGCCACGCCCGACATCCGCCCGGGAGACGAGATCCGCTCGATCGACGGCGTGCCCAGCGTCACGCTCATGGGCCGCCTCGTCTCGCTCGTGCCCGCCGACGGCTTCACCGACGAGTCCCGCTGGTTCGCGCTCGGGGGCATGAGCGACCTCGACGACTGCGAGTTCGACCACTTCGCGCCCTTCGTGCAGCCGATCGCCAACCCGGCCCGCATCGAAGTCCGCGCGCCGTCCGAGAGCGTGTCGCGCCTCGTCGACGTCCCGCTCGTGACGCGCGCCCGGCGCGCCGAACTCCTCGGCCCCCCGGCCCCCGCCAACCTCGACGAGGCCGTCTCCCTCTCCTTCCCCGCGCCCGGCGTCGGCCTGCTCCGCATCGGCACCTTCGTCGCCTACCGCAAGAACATCGCGCCCGCCGACATCTACCGCCCGCTCTTCGAACGCCTCCGCGACGAGCACGCCCGCACGCTCATCATCGACCTCCGCGACAACGGCGGCGGGAGCGACTCGGCCGCCATCGACCTCCTGCGCTTCCTCCTCGCCGAGCCCCTCACCATCTCCGGCAAGGCCTGGGTCCGCACCTACCGCTTCGGCGACCTCACCGACCGCCTCGAAACCTGGGACCGCTCCGTCCTCTCCCTCCCCGACCAAGCGTTCACGCCCCTCGACAACGGCTACTTCCAGCTCAACGCCCAGCCCGAGTCGTTCGACCCGCTGCTCCCCACCTTCACGGGCCGCGTCATCGCGCTCTGCGGCCCCGCCAACCAGTCCGGCGCCACCCTCTGCCTCGCCGGCCTGCGCGACCGACGCAACGCCACCCTCATCGGCGAGCCCACCGGCGGCTCCGTCGAAGGCCCCACCGCCGGCGTCATCCTCTTCCTCCCCCTCCCTCACAGCGGGTTCAAGCTCCGCATCCCCGCCATCCGCTCCGTCACCGGCCTGCCCGCCACCCCGGGACGCGGCATCGACCCCGACATCACCGTGAACACCACCGCGCGCGACCTCGTCGCCAAGCGCGACCCCGTGCTCGACGCCGCCCTCCGCGAAGCCGCCCGCCCGCAACCCTGA
- the dtd gene encoding D-aminoacyl-tRNA deacylase — MRAVVQRVLSASVTVESAVVSSIDHGLLVLVGLDIADTEHDAAWLAEKLAHVRIFEDAEGKMNRSVLDVAGAVLLVPNFTLAGDARKGRRPSFDRAMRPEHAEPLFARLADLVRARGVRVQTGVFRAEMRVALVNDGPVTIILDSPGPPPA; from the coding sequence ATGCGGGCCGTCGTGCAGCGTGTGCTCTCCGCCAGCGTCACCGTCGAGAGCGCCGTCGTCTCGTCGATCGATCACGGGCTGCTGGTGCTCGTGGGGCTCGACATCGCCGACACCGAGCACGACGCCGCGTGGCTCGCCGAAAAGCTCGCGCACGTGCGGATCTTCGAAGACGCCGAGGGCAAGATGAACCGCTCGGTGCTCGACGTTGCCGGCGCCGTCCTGCTGGTGCCGAACTTCACGCTGGCGGGCGACGCGCGCAAGGGCCGCCGCCCGTCGTTCGACCGCGCGATGCGCCCCGAGCACGCCGAGCCGCTCTTCGCGCGCCTCGCCGACCTCGTGCGCGCCCGGGGCGTGCGCGTGCAGACGGGCGTCTTCCGGGCCGAGATGCGCGTCGCGCTCGTGAACGACGGCCCGGTCACCATCATCCTCGACAGCCCCGGCCCGCCCCCCGCCTGA
- a CDS encoding FAD-dependent monooxygenase, with product MRVLILGGGIGGLAAALALRARGVGAGVMERASAYRAAGAAITLWPNGVRALRALGLDGAVLARGWPLRVSRVRRADGSVISVTPVEGVGERAGAPTIGVHRAALQDVLRGALHDGAVVMGRRCTGLRTDDAHAHARFADGAEHAAELVIGADGLRSVARGFVAGDEPPRDAGYALWRGVCALDDAGLRAGEAFETWAPGVRFGMFQISREDVYWYAGMRDAPEGGYADALPTLRRVFGGWHEPIARALEMTDPERAVRTQIRDRPVPRVWHRGRVVLLGDAAHPMTPDLAQGACTAIEDAVVLAEELGAAGAGGPVTRERLDAALTRYGRRRRARCARLSAQSRRLSALSQWEHPLACRVRDMAAGLVPEWLAARALLRVVG from the coding sequence ATGCGCGTGCTCATCCTGGGAGGCGGGATCGGGGGGCTGGCGGCGGCGCTCGCGCTGCGGGCGCGGGGCGTCGGCGCGGGCGTCATGGAGCGGGCGAGCGCGTACCGCGCGGCCGGGGCGGCGATCACGCTCTGGCCCAACGGCGTGCGCGCCCTGCGGGCGCTCGGGCTCGACGGGGCGGTGCTGGCGCGCGGGTGGCCCCTGCGGGTGTCGCGCGTGCGGCGGGCGGACGGCTCGGTCATCTCGGTCACGCCGGTCGAGGGCGTGGGCGAGCGCGCCGGGGCGCCGACGATCGGCGTGCACCGGGCGGCGCTGCAGGACGTGCTGCGCGGGGCGTTGCACGACGGCGCGGTCGTCATGGGGCGACGGTGCACGGGGCTGCGCACCGACGACGCGCACGCGCACGCGCGGTTCGCCGACGGGGCCGAGCACGCGGCGGAGCTGGTGATCGGCGCGGACGGGCTGCGCTCGGTGGCCCGCGGGTTCGTCGCGGGCGACGAGCCGCCCCGCGACGCGGGGTATGCGCTCTGGCGGGGCGTGTGCGCGCTCGATGACGCGGGGCTGCGCGCGGGCGAGGCGTTCGAGACGTGGGCGCCGGGCGTGCGGTTCGGGATGTTCCAGATCTCGCGCGAGGACGTGTACTGGTACGCCGGGATGCGCGACGCGCCCGAGGGCGGGTACGCGGATGCGCTCCCGACGCTGCGCCGGGTCTTCGGCGGGTGGCACGAGCCGATCGCGCGGGCGCTCGAGATGACTGATCCGGAGCGGGCCGTGCGGACGCAGATCCGCGATCGCCCGGTGCCCCGCGTGTGGCATCGCGGGCGCGTGGTGCTGCTGGGCGACGCGGCCCACCCGATGACGCCCGACCTTGCGCAAGGGGCGTGCACCGCGATCGAGGACGCGGTGGTGCTGGCGGAGGAACTCGGGGCGGCGGGCGCGGGCGGGCCGGTGACGCGCGAGCGCCTCGACGCGGCGCTGACGCGGTACGGGCGGCGGCGGCGGGCGCGGTGTGCGCGCCTCTCGGCGCAATCGCGCCGGCTGAGCGCGCTCTCGCAGTGGGAGCACCCGCTGGCGTGCCGCGTGCGCGACATGGCGGCGGGGCTGGTGCCCGAGTGGCTCGCCGCCCGGGCGCTGCTGCGGGTGGTCGGGTGA
- a CDS encoding serine protein kinase — MQEYRANLGRDGGARDAGGAGVPVAGRDLAAAVESRLDRRKFQDHHWTGTFWEYLDTCAQNPGVARNAYQRLYDAIMSHGSERYRAFKKEVVRYTFFTDPFDNGADAIFGLDSALMQLVDCLRSAAEGYGTDKRILLLHGPVGSSKSTIARLLKKGIEHYSRTPEGALYSFSWLLNEQCEVSPIGAGQREAQKTHAFPCPMHEDPLVLIPREAREDVLARLNEAYRPVHHGGRLRLTGEPDPFCRKVFEDLMSFYEGDWRKVMDHVRVRRIVLSEKDRVGIGTFQPKDEKNQDSTELTGDINYRKIAIYGSDSDPRAFNFDGELNIANRGVCEFIEILKLDVAFLYDLLGATQEHTIKPKKFAQTSIDEVILGHTNEPEYKRLQSNEMMEAFRDRTIKIDVPYNIRLDDEVRIYEKDFSTQRIKGIHIAPHTLEVAAMWAVLTRLEEPKKAGLTLLQKLKLYNGKSIPGFTEDSVRELQEETVREGMNGISPRYIQDKISNTLVGRQALEDKGINPFMVLNELEHGLSHHSLISDENTRKRYRELLSVVKEEYEDIIKGEVQRAISADEDAIRRLCANYIENVRAYTQKERVKNKYTGRDDEPDERLMRSIEEKIDIPEGRKDDFRQEIMNYLGALALDGKKFEYNTNARLYRALELKLFEDQRDTIKLKNLVSSVVDDETQKKIDVVKQRLIKNFGYNETSATDVLNYVASIFARGDSKAR, encoded by the coding sequence ATGCAGGAATATCGCGCGAATCTGGGACGTGACGGCGGTGCACGGGACGCGGGCGGCGCGGGCGTGCCGGTGGCGGGCCGGGACCTGGCGGCGGCGGTGGAGTCGCGCCTGGACCGGCGCAAGTTCCAGGATCACCACTGGACGGGCACGTTCTGGGAATATCTGGACACGTGCGCGCAGAACCCGGGCGTGGCGCGCAACGCGTACCAGCGCCTGTACGACGCGATCATGAGCCACGGGAGCGAGCGGTACCGCGCGTTCAAGAAGGAAGTGGTGCGGTACACGTTCTTCACCGACCCGTTCGACAACGGCGCGGACGCGATCTTCGGGCTTGATTCGGCGCTGATGCAGCTGGTGGACTGCCTGCGCTCGGCGGCGGAGGGGTACGGGACGGACAAGCGCATCCTGCTGCTGCACGGCCCGGTGGGGAGCAGCAAGAGCACGATCGCGCGTCTGCTGAAGAAGGGGATCGAGCACTACTCGCGGACGCCCGAGGGGGCGTTGTACTCGTTCTCGTGGCTGCTGAACGAGCAGTGCGAGGTGTCGCCGATCGGCGCGGGGCAGCGCGAGGCGCAGAAGACGCACGCCTTCCCGTGCCCGATGCACGAGGACCCGCTGGTGCTGATCCCGCGCGAGGCGCGCGAGGACGTGCTGGCGCGCCTGAACGAGGCGTACCGCCCGGTGCACCACGGGGGGCGGCTGCGCCTGACGGGCGAGCCCGACCCGTTCTGCCGCAAGGTGTTCGAGGACCTGATGTCGTTCTACGAGGGCGACTGGCGCAAGGTGATGGACCACGTGCGGGTGCGCCGGATCGTGCTGAGCGAGAAGGACCGGGTGGGGATCGGGACGTTCCAGCCCAAGGACGAGAAGAACCAGGACAGCACGGAGCTGACGGGGGACATCAACTACCGCAAGATCGCGATCTACGGGAGCGACAGCGACCCGCGGGCGTTCAACTTCGACGGGGAGCTGAACATCGCGAACCGCGGGGTGTGCGAGTTCATCGAGATCCTGAAGCTGGACGTGGCGTTCCTGTACGACCTGCTGGGGGCGACGCAGGAGCACACGATCAAGCCGAAGAAGTTCGCGCAGACGAGCATCGACGAGGTGATCCTGGGGCACACGAACGAGCCGGAGTACAAGCGCCTGCAGAGCAACGAGATGATGGAGGCGTTCCGCGACCGGACGATCAAGATCGACGTGCCGTACAACATCCGCCTGGACGACGAGGTGCGGATCTACGAGAAGGACTTCTCGACGCAGCGGATCAAGGGGATCCACATCGCGCCGCACACGCTGGAGGTGGCGGCGATGTGGGCGGTGCTGACGCGCCTGGAGGAGCCCAAGAAGGCCGGGCTGACGCTGCTGCAGAAGCTGAAGCTGTACAACGGGAAGAGCATCCCGGGCTTCACCGAGGACAGCGTGCGCGAGCTGCAGGAAGAGACGGTGCGCGAGGGGATGAACGGGATCTCGCCCCGGTACATCCAGGACAAGATCAGCAACACGCTGGTGGGGCGGCAGGCGCTCGAGGACAAGGGGATCAACCCGTTCATGGTGCTGAACGAGCTGGAGCACGGGCTGTCGCACCACTCGCTGATCAGCGACGAGAACACGCGCAAGCGCTACCGCGAGTTGCTGTCGGTGGTGAAGGAGGAGTACGAGGACATCATCAAGGGCGAGGTGCAGCGGGCGATCAGCGCGGACGAGGACGCGATCCGCCGCCTGTGCGCGAACTACATCGAGAACGTGCGCGCCTACACGCAGAAGGAGCGCGTGAAGAACAAGTACACGGGGCGCGACGACGAGCCGGACGAACGCCTCATGCGCTCGATCGAGGAGAAGATCGACATCCCCGAGGGGCGCAAGGACGACTTCCGCCAGGAGATCATGAACTACCTCGGGGCGCTGGCGCTCGACGGGAAGAAGTTCGAGTACAACACGAACGCGCGCCTCTACCGCGCGCTCGAGCTCAAGCTCTTCGAGGACCAGCGCGACACGATCAAGCTCAAGAACCTGGTGAGCAGCGTCGTGGACGACGAGACGCAGAAGAAGATCGACGTGGTGAAGCAGCGCCTCATCAAGAACTTCGGGTACAACGAGACCAGCGCCACCGACGTGCTCAACTACGTCGCGAGCATCTTCGCACGCGGCGACAGCAAGGCCCGGTAG
- a CDS encoding ATP-binding protein, translating to MQPHADYIILLGICAVVAGAVVRALPRPPTRRVRFAAAILLLLVFAAGFPLTTRAGRVAMDQIRREVSGFAPTYAQELERLGHHRLTDSTPPDDPTYLAVIDAQVRWLRANPGVADIYTFKRRADQVIYFAADSETDYDRDGVHRGPRESRTPVGEVFPEAEDTLRRAFEGESLFDPHPTSDRWGTWVSAYHPMYAPDGSVDAVLGVDFEAALWADHIAAARRTVILYIAFLAALVLAGAALAELLLASVARARRAERDATAADRAKTFFVANISHEIRTPMAAIVGFSELLLDTSHTPAQRSDYAQIIRRNASHLLVLLNDLLDFAKADAAALRIERRATDPRDILADVVEALAPSAAQKHLELRTSVSPEVPPLIAADPVRVRQILLNLVGNAIKFTHAGRVDISVSFATPGRLLVDISDTGIGLSPEQIARLFRPFAQADDSTTRRFGGTGLGLALSQRLARIMGGDIVVSSTPGAGSTFSFSVEAEPLTHPPAAPADPSRTPDRLAARVLLAEDGPDNQHLFTHVLSRAGAAVTVVDTGQRAVDAALAGDFDVILMDMQMPDLDGYEATRRLRRQGYARPIIALTAHARVEERDECFAAGCDDHATKPIDRARLIALVAHWHERARAARAA from the coding sequence ATGCAGCCGCACGCCGACTACATCATCCTGCTGGGGATCTGCGCCGTCGTCGCGGGCGCGGTGGTCCGCGCGCTCCCGCGCCCCCCCACCCGGCGCGTCCGCTTCGCCGCCGCCATTCTCCTCCTGCTCGTCTTCGCCGCCGGGTTCCCCCTCACCACCCGCGCCGGCCGGGTCGCGATGGATCAGATCCGGCGCGAGGTCAGCGGCTTCGCCCCCACCTACGCCCAGGAACTCGAACGCCTCGGCCACCACCGCCTCACCGACTCCACCCCGCCCGACGACCCCACCTACCTCGCCGTCATCGACGCGCAGGTCCGCTGGCTCCGCGCCAACCCCGGCGTCGCCGACATCTATACCTTCAAACGCCGCGCCGACCAGGTCATCTACTTCGCCGCCGATTCCGAGACCGACTACGACCGTGACGGGGTCCACCGCGGCCCGCGCGAGTCCCGCACCCCCGTCGGCGAGGTCTTCCCCGAGGCCGAAGACACCCTCCGCCGCGCCTTCGAGGGTGAGTCGCTCTTCGACCCCCACCCCACCTCCGACCGATGGGGAACGTGGGTCAGCGCCTATCACCCGATGTACGCGCCCGACGGCTCCGTCGACGCCGTGCTGGGCGTCGACTTCGAAGCTGCCCTCTGGGCCGATCATATCGCCGCCGCACGCCGCACCGTCATCCTCTACATCGCCTTCCTCGCCGCCCTCGTCCTCGCCGGCGCCGCCCTGGCCGAACTCCTGCTCGCGTCCGTCGCGCGCGCCCGGCGCGCCGAACGAGACGCCACCGCCGCCGACCGCGCCAAGACCTTCTTCGTCGCGAACATCTCCCACGAGATCCGCACGCCCATGGCCGCCATCGTCGGCTTCTCCGAACTCCTGCTCGACACCTCCCACACCCCCGCGCAGCGCAGCGACTACGCCCAGATCATCCGGCGCAACGCCTCGCACCTGCTCGTCCTGCTCAACGACCTCCTCGACTTCGCCAAGGCCGACGCCGCCGCACTCCGCATCGAGCGCCGCGCCACGGACCCACGCGACATTCTCGCCGATGTCGTCGAAGCCCTCGCTCCATCGGCCGCCCAGAAGCACCTCGAACTGCGCACCAGCGTCTCCCCCGAAGTTCCCCCCCTCATCGCCGCCGATCCCGTCCGCGTCCGCCAGATCCTCCTGAACCTCGTCGGCAACGCCATCAAGTTCACCCACGCCGGGCGCGTCGACATCTCCGTCTCCTTCGCCACCCCCGGGCGCCTCCTCGTCGACATCAGCGACACCGGCATCGGCCTCTCCCCCGAGCAGATCGCACGCCTCTTCCGCCCCTTCGCCCAGGCCGACGACTCCACCACCCGACGCTTCGGCGGCACGGGCCTGGGCCTCGCCCTCTCCCAGCGCCTCGCCCGCATCATGGGCGGCGACATCGTCGTCTCCAGCACCCCCGGCGCCGGCTCCACCTTCTCCTTCTCCGTCGAGGCCGAACCCCTCACCCACCCCCCCGCCGCTCCCGCCGACCCCTCCCGCACCCCCGATCGCCTCGCCGCCCGTGTCCTCCTCGCCGAGGACGGCCCGGACAACCAGCACCTCTTCACCCACGTCCTCTCGCGCGCGGGCGCCGCCGTCACCGTCGTCGACACCGGTCAGCGCGCCGTCGACGCCGCCCTCGCCGGCGACTTCGACGTCATCCTCATGGACATGCAGATGCCCGACCTCGACGGCTACGAAGCCACCCGCCGCCTCCGCCGTCAGGGCTACGCACGCCCCATCATCGCCCTCACCGCCCACGCCCGCGTCGAAGAGCGCGACGAGTGCTTCGCCGCCGGCTGCGACGACCACGCCACCAAGCCCATCGACCGCGCCCGACTTATCGCCCTCGTCGCTCACTGGCACGAACGCGCCCGCGCCGCCCGCGCCGCGTAG